The proteins below come from a single Candidatus Kaelpia aquatica genomic window:
- a CDS encoding RluA family pseudouridine synthase, which produces MPYLEKNSYSFKYEGSGIRLDRLLHGELKDISREKIKKIIYQKAVSVNGSSAVKPSDIVREGDEVSILKNGFRENDIEPKDMGISVIYEDKDIAVINKPAGVITHPLSKSDSDTLINGLLFKFNELSNINGPLKPGIVHRLDKDTSGIMIIAKNNEAHNGIAAQFKNKEVIKIYLALVEGSVEYDEGLIVRPIGRSRIKRTIMEIDDSKGRPAETYFRVVQRVSLKITVKSKKIYTLIALFPKTGRTHQLRVHMKHYGHPIIGDSKYGKSSDLIARQALHAYHIKFFHPVKNIQINFKAPLANDFKNLLSKLGIANYNLILDNIIQEV; this is translated from the coding sequence ACTCTTTTAAGTACGAAGGCTCTGGTATTAGATTAGATCGTCTTCTCCACGGTGAGCTTAAAGATATCTCTAGAGAGAAGATCAAAAAAATAATTTACCAGAAAGCTGTTTCAGTCAATGGCAGCAGTGCGGTAAAACCTTCAGATATCGTTAGAGAAGGGGATGAAGTAAGCATTTTGAAAAACGGATTTAGAGAGAATGATATAGAGCCTAAAGATATGGGTATTTCTGTTATATATGAAGATAAAGATATAGCGGTTATCAATAAGCCTGCCGGTGTTATTACTCATCCGCTAAGCAAGTCCGATTCCGACACTCTAATTAACGGATTGCTTTTTAAGTTCAATGAGCTCTCAAATATCAACGGGCCTTTAAAGCCCGGTATTGTGCACAGGCTTGATAAGGATACTTCTGGCATTATGATTATTGCTAAGAACAACGAAGCTCATAATGGTATAGCTGCTCAATTTAAAAATAAAGAGGTTATTAAAATTTACCTTGCCTTAGTTGAAGGCAGCGTTGAGTATGATGAAGGCTTAATTGTAAGGCCCATTGGAAGGTCGAGGATTAAAAGAACAATTATGGAGATAGATGATTCTAAAGGGAGGCCAGCAGAGACCTATTTTAGGGTTGTTCAAAGAGTCAGCCTAAAGATTACCGTTAAGTCTAAGAAGATTTATACTCTTATTGCCCTGTTTCCTAAGACAGGCAGAACGCATCAGTTGCGAGTCCACATGAAACATTATGGACATCCTATTATTGGAGATTCTAAATATGGCAAGAGTTCAGATTTGATAGCTCGCCAGGCTTTACATGCTTACCATATAAAGTTTTTTCATCCTGTGAAAAATATTCAGATCAATTTCAAGGCCCCATTGGCAAATGATTTTAAAAATTTGCTTTCTAAATTAGGAATAGCGAACTATAATCTTATCTTAGATAATATTATACAGGAGGTGTGA